In the genome of Bacteroidota bacterium, one region contains:
- a CDS encoding T9SS type A sorting domain-containing protein: MSWAPLSVCWSKTYGDYRVVVSRGFGFRNDSLQLEAIETLSPNQAQGINSSPAVNNTPIPITTQSTPLMWHIAGTWRTNSPTLGDGIAVSSWGGMVTSTFNPPSLTTYFNPDISPGVWSYPYVRIWVAWEGVTNNSWKLYGSVFTVMITDVQEGEAKPAAYALYQNYPNPFNPMTTIRYQLPAAGHVTLKVFDLLGREVATLVDGIQQAGFKSVAFDGGGLPSGIYFYRLNNGNYSAVKKMVLIQ, from the coding sequence ATGTCATGGGCGCCACTTTCAGTCTGCTGGAGCAAAACGTACGGAGATTACAGGGTAGTGGTATCAAGAGGGTTTGGCTTTCGCAACGATTCTCTCCAACTTGAGGCGATTGAGACTCTTTCGCCCAATCAGGCCCAAGGAATTAATTCTTCGCCTGCAGTAAACAATACGCCCATTCCCATCACCACTCAATCAACGCCGCTCATGTGGCATATTGCCGGAACGTGGCGAACCAATTCGCCGACGTTGGGCGACGGCATAGCCGTTTCATCATGGGGAGGAATGGTAACATCTACATTCAATCCGCCATCTCTCACAACATACTTCAATCCTGATATTTCTCCCGGAGTGTGGTCGTATCCCTACGTTCGGATTTGGGTGGCGTGGGAAGGTGTCACCAACAACTCGTGGAAACTCTACGGCTCGGTTTTTACAGTGATGATTACAGACGTGCAAGAAGGCGAAGCGAAACCTGCGGCTTATGCATTGTATCAGAACTATCCGAATCCGTTCAACCCAATGACGACAATCAGGTATCAGCTTCCGGCAGCCGGCCATGTTACACTCAAGGTTTTTGATTTACTTGGTAGAGAAGTTGCCACATTGGTGGATGGGATTCAGCAAGCCGGATTCAAGTCGGTGGCGTTTGATGGGGGCGGATTGCCAAGCGGTATCTATTTCTACAGGCTGAACAACGGCAACTATTCGGCTGTGAAGAAAATGGTTTTAATTCAGTAA